The proteins below come from a single Cylindrospermopsis raciborskii Cr2010 genomic window:
- a CDS encoding ribonuclease T2 family protein: MTRRLMQSVRLVIACILAFLLTHQGTAIADNCPTKGCAQKYTLALSWQPGFCETHGDKAECQEQTATSYDASNFTLHGLWPDKLEYCNVSASNIKNDKTGNWKDLPTVEVDGETTDELDEVMPGFGESSLERHEWIKHGTCDGRNSDDYYDLSVDLLKEFNDSQVRNLFVEHIGETISLDQVKTAFEGTFGSGSSSSLSLKCDSRNNLATEIRLKIKRPQVGQKLADLLLPSGGQSCSQVVVDGFGVSSLN; this comes from the coding sequence ATGACTAGACGACTTATGCAATCTGTAAGACTAGTAATAGCATGTATACTAGCTTTCCTACTTACTCATCAAGGAACTGCAATAGCAGATAATTGTCCCACCAAAGGATGCGCTCAAAAATATACTTTAGCATTATCCTGGCAACCTGGATTTTGTGAAACCCATGGGGATAAAGCAGAATGTCAGGAACAAACAGCAACCAGCTACGATGCTAGTAACTTCACCTTACATGGATTATGGCCGGATAAGTTGGAATACTGTAATGTTTCCGCTAGTAATATCAAGAACGACAAAACCGGGAACTGGAAAGATTTACCCACAGTGGAGGTAGACGGAGAAACTACTGATGAATTAGATGAAGTAATGCCGGGTTTTGGAGAGTCTAGTCTTGAACGTCATGAATGGATCAAACATGGAACCTGTGATGGGAGAAACTCGGATGATTACTATGATTTATCTGTAGACCTACTGAAGGAATTTAATGATTCTCAAGTGCGAAATTTGTTTGTTGAGCACATAGGTGAAACAATCTCCCTAGATCAGGTAAAAACAGCATTTGAAGGAACTTTTGGCAGTGGTAGTTCTTCCAGTTTGAGTCTTAAATGCGATTCTAGGAACAATTTGGCCACCGAAATTCGTCTGAAAATCAAACGCCCTCAGGTTGGTCAAAAACTGGCGGATCTCCTACTTCCCAGTGGTGGTCAGTCTTGTAGTCAAGTTGTGGTTGATGGCTTTGGTGTTAGCAGTTTAAACTAA
- the pglX gene encoding BREX-1 system adenine-specific DNA-methyltransferase PglX has product MNRTTIKNFAIWARNHLKEQVSTRATQLTITEKTITEKTITDQRTFAGGLLSGEQTLNSEEAKQYQQLHSHIEYLLKQQASKNLDKKLTKQVDSVLDILIEEIAYTWFNRLVALRFMEVKGYIGRVLSSSDRSLVDPDILRDRDSIADTGEIAGINRETLKKWEDLASKQTNPDEYLYRQLLLAQCQALSSSVPALFDTGYPALFLPVNLLGQDSIVGRLVKEIAQEDWEDIEIVGWLYQFYISERKDQVIGAKSKIEAKDIPAATQLFTPRWIVQYMVENSLGRLWLENHPQSNLREKMPYYLEGEKIRGGEEQEEQSGDTAPLLGLLNPTPPSFKKVSPGIPLTPEELTVIDPACGSGHILVYAFDLLVEIYKEQGYLEKDIPGLILTHNLYGLDIDERAVQLASFAVLMKARAINKRVFKNAPTAPTLNIKTVRCTRGYKLPTIQGVVEKDWQPLVEAFSDADNLGSLITPPSFNGTILRKQLADLALDNPLFQQEVVGFLRHLVDQAELLSNQYWVVVANPPYMGNRSLNDVLKTFASKNYANSKSDAFSMFIERFLTMIFKNGFIGFMTPFTWMFLSSYEKLRKNILNTTTITSLIRPEYHAFFDSAYVPICTFTLLNRSLPEHQGIFIDLNQFYGSEIQPVKLLEAIKNPNCGYLYYAKSADFCKIPGSAIAYWVSDKILEIFQQSKPLNDIANPCVGLQTGNNDRFLRLWTEVNINNIGFGLDSREAAKKSGKKWFPYNKGGEFRKWYGNQEYVVNWENDGFEIRNFGTEHGLKARSRPQNTDKYFQESITWSFVSSSYFGVRYSPKGFIFDVGGSSIFPHSQIIINLVGLLCSKVISSFMEIMNPTLNFQVGNVANLPIITSLQDSVFNQSIEQAINIAKEDWDNFETSWDFQTHPLLRENSPNISTSFTNWQNRTETAFRQLQLLEEENNRYWIKSYGLETELTPEVPEDQVTIHRADPQRDMRSLISYIIGCIMGRYRLDKPGIIHAGSKFDPSLHQKFPASNDAIIPITDQTYFPNDILTRFEEFLQIAWDPNNLSANLKFIADTLTIKNSESPRERIRRYFLQEFISDHIQTYKKRPIYWLFTSGKKRAFNALIYLHRYQEDTLSRMRTDYVLELQIKLQGEITKYQKQLEISTNNADKKIATKRLKELQDQQSELAEYQEKLQHLADARIKLDLDDGVAYNYCQFKGLVYEGTDLKIADLEKASQWKN; this is encoded by the coding sequence ATGAATAGAACCACTATTAAAAACTTTGCCATTTGGGCACGGAACCATCTAAAAGAACAGGTAAGCACTCGTGCTACCCAACTTACCATTACCGAAAAAACCATTACCGAAAAGACCATTACTGACCAAAGGACCTTTGCGGGAGGTTTATTGAGTGGGGAGCAAACTCTCAATAGCGAGGAAGCTAAACAATATCAACAACTACATTCCCATATAGAATATTTATTAAAACAACAAGCATCTAAAAATTTAGACAAAAAGTTAACTAAACAAGTTGATAGTGTTCTGGATATACTGATTGAGGAAATTGCCTATACCTGGTTTAACCGATTAGTAGCACTGCGCTTTATGGAGGTTAAGGGCTATATCGGAAGGGTGTTAAGTAGTAGCGATCGCAGTTTGGTAGATCCGGACATTTTGCGAGATAGGGATTCCATAGCAGATACGGGAGAAATAGCTGGAATTAATCGAGAAACCCTGAAAAAATGGGAGGATCTAGCAAGTAAACAGACTAATCCGGATGAATATCTATACCGTCAATTATTATTAGCCCAGTGTCAGGCCTTGTCTTCTAGTGTACCAGCTTTATTTGATACGGGATATCCAGCATTATTTTTGCCAGTTAATCTACTAGGTCAAGATTCAATCGTCGGGAGACTGGTGAAGGAAATTGCCCAGGAAGATTGGGAAGATATAGAAATAGTGGGATGGCTATATCAATTTTATATTTCTGAGCGCAAAGACCAGGTAATTGGAGCCAAATCTAAGATAGAAGCTAAGGATATACCAGCAGCAACTCAACTATTCACACCTCGTTGGATTGTGCAGTATATGGTAGAAAATAGTTTAGGCAGGTTATGGTTAGAAAACCACCCCCAATCAAATTTACGGGAAAAAATGCCCTATTATTTGGAGGGTGAGAAAATCAGGGGTGGGGAAGAACAAGAAGAACAATCAGGGGACACAGCTCCATTGTTGGGATTATTGAACCCAACACCCCCCAGTTTCAAGAAGGTAAGTCCAGGAATTCCTTTAACACCGGAGGAGTTAACAGTAATTGATCCAGCTTGTGGGAGTGGACATATTTTGGTCTATGCTTTCGATTTGTTGGTGGAAATTTATAAGGAGCAGGGATATTTGGAAAAGGATATTCCCGGACTCATCTTAACTCATAATTTGTATGGATTGGATATAGATGAAAGAGCTGTACAGTTAGCAAGTTTTGCAGTTTTAATGAAGGCAAGGGCTATAAATAAGCGTGTTTTTAAAAATGCTCCTACCGCTCCTACTTTGAATATTAAAACTGTGCGCTGTACACGGGGGTATAAGTTACCAACCATACAAGGGGTTGTTGAGAAGGATTGGCAACCTCTAGTGGAGGCTTTTTCTGATGCAGATAATTTAGGGAGTTTGATTACCCCGCCATCTTTTAATGGCACGATTTTGAGAAAGCAATTGGCAGATTTAGCATTGGATAATCCTCTTTTTCAACAGGAAGTTGTTGGTTTTTTACGTCATTTAGTTGATCAGGCTGAATTATTGAGTAATCAGTATTGGGTAGTGGTGGCAAATCCTCCTTATATGGGGAATAGGAGTTTGAATGATGTCCTCAAGACCTTTGCTAGTAAAAATTACGCCAATTCCAAGTCAGATGCTTTCTCCATGTTTATTGAACGCTTTTTGACCATGATTTTCAAAAACGGGTTCATTGGATTCATGACACCTTTTACATGGATGTTTCTAAGCTCCTATGAAAAATTACGTAAAAATATATTAAATACCACAACAATAACAAGTTTGATAAGACCAGAATATCATGCCTTTTTTGATTCTGCTTATGTCCCAATATGTACCTTTACCTTATTAAATAGAAGTTTACCAGAACATCAAGGAATATTTATTGACCTTAATCAATTTTATGGATCAGAGATCCAACCAGTCAAGTTGCTAGAAGCTATCAAAAATCCTAATTGCGGGTATCTTTATTATGCTAAGTCGGCTGATTTCTGCAAAATTCCAGGAAGTGCGATCGCCTATTGGGTGAGTGATAAGATTTTAGAGATTTTTCAACAATCCAAACCCCTGAATGATATTGCTAACCCATGTGTTGGACTGCAAACTGGTAATAATGATAGATTTCTGAGATTATGGACAGAAGTTAACATTAATAATATAGGTTTTGGATTAGATAGCAGAGAAGCGGCAAAAAAATCTGGAAAAAAATGGTTTCCCTATAATAAAGGCGGGGAATTTAGAAAATGGTATGGCAATCAGGAATATGTTGTTAATTGGGAAAATGATGGTTTCGAGATTCGTAATTTTGGCACTGAACATGGACTAAAAGCTAGATCCCGTCCCCAAAACACAGATAAATATTTTCAAGAAAGTATAACTTGGTCTTTTGTAAGTTCTTCATATTTTGGAGTTAGATATTCGCCCAAAGGATTTATTTTTGATGTAGGAGGATCTTCCATATTCCCGCACTCTCAAATAATCATTAACCTAGTGGGACTCCTATGCAGTAAAGTGATTTCCAGTTTCATGGAAATCATGAACCCCACCCTTAATTTTCAAGTAGGAAATGTTGCTAACCTACCTATTATTACCTCCCTACAAGATAGTGTTTTTAATCAATCCATAGAACAAGCGATTAACATTGCTAAAGAAGACTGGGATAACTTTGAAACTTCCTGGGACTTCCAAACCCACCCCTTACTGCGAGAAAACTCCCCCAATATATCCACATCCTTCACCAATTGGCAAAACCGCACAGAAACCGCATTTCGACAACTCCAACTGCTAGAAGAAGAAAATAACCGATACTGGATAAAATCCTACGGACTAGAAACAGAACTCACACCAGAAGTCCCAGAAGACCAAGTCACCATCCACCGCGCAGACCCACAACGAGATATGCGCTCCCTCATTTCCTACATAATTGGCTGTATCATGGGTAGATATAGACTTGACAAACCCGGAATCATTCACGCTGGAAGCAAATTCGACCCATCCCTACACCAAAAATTCCCAGCTAGTAATGATGCCATAATCCCCATCACAGATCAAACCTACTTCCCCAATGACATCCTTACTCGTTTTGAAGAATTCCTGCAAATTGCCTGGGATCCCAATAACCTGAGTGCAAACCTCAAATTCATTGCTGACACCCTCACCATCAAAAACTCAGAAAGTCCACGAGAACGGATCCGACGCTACTTCCTACAAGAATTTATCTCCGACCATATCCAAACCTATAAAAAACGCCCCATATACTGGTTATTCACTAGCGGGAAAAAACGAGCCTTTAATGCCTTAATCTATTTACACCGCTACCAGGAAGATACCCTTTCCCGTATGCGCACAGACTATGTCCTAGAATTACAAATCAAACTCCAAGGAGAAATCACTAAATATCAAAAACAACTGGAAATCAGCACTAACAATGCAGATAAAAAAATTGCCACCAAGCGTCTCAAAGAATTACAAGACCAACAGTCAGAACTAGCAGAATATCAAGAAAAACTGCAACATTTAGCTGATGCTCGAATTAAACTAGACTTAGATGATGGTGTAGCATATAACTACTGTCAATTCAAAGGACTAGTCTATGAGGGCACTGACCTTAAAATTGCTGACTTAGAAAAAGCATCACAATGGAAAAATTGA
- a CDS encoding DUF1788 domain-containing protein: MSKLSIQERLNQLLPKLQDSRLLGNRGIGNEIGFYVFDYAPEDELYVQEYTKILISQLTRDPINLVVKEFNLYNIILEILQEKGILNKAFIVEAKEGHKSLWNKIQPIVRPEKVITQIQNHLQGNEQLVFLTGVGASWPLIRSHSILNGLQPYLDHIPLVLFFPGSYDGHELCLFNTFKSDNYYRAFALIPHHGAVYEHC, translated from the coding sequence ATGTCTAAATTGAGTATTCAGGAACGATTAAATCAACTACTACCTAAACTACAAGACTCCCGACTGTTGGGCAATCGTGGTATTGGCAATGAGATTGGTTTCTACGTTTTTGATTATGCTCCAGAAGATGAACTATATGTCCAAGAATATACTAAAATACTTATTTCGCAGTTAACTAGGGATCCAATAAATCTAGTCGTTAAAGAATTCAATCTGTATAACATAATCCTAGAGATATTACAAGAAAAAGGAATTCTCAATAAAGCTTTTATTGTAGAAGCGAAAGAAGGACACAAATCTCTCTGGAATAAAATCCAACCCATAGTTAGACCCGAAAAGGTGATTACTCAGATCCAAAACCATCTCCAGGGGAACGAACAATTAGTATTCCTGACTGGAGTTGGAGCGAGTTGGCCCCTAATTAGATCCCACAGTATTTTGAATGGTCTACAACCTTATCTTGACCACATTCCCTTAGTGCTGTTCTTTCCTGGATCCTATGATGGACATGAACTCTGTTTATTTAATACCTTTAAAAGTGATAACTATTATCGAGCTTTTGCTTTAATACCACATCATGGAGCTGTCTATGAACATTGCTGA
- the brxC gene encoding BREX system P-loop protein BrxC, giving the protein MNIAELFAKDINRSINGVIKVGQQDDTNIRQELEEYVVTEELKKHFYTFFGRFAESIESPTDKMGVWISGFFGSGKSHFLKILSYLLENRSVGNNRALDYFDSQRIPDPSLLANIALSAQTHCDVILFNIDSKADANNKNDKETITKVFQKVFDDHLGYFGTTPEIARFERQLASQGKYQPFKEAFYRQTNQSWEETREAWAFYQDDIVAALTVSTGMSGEQANRLLKFNEKYTLSPEDFAKTVKEYLHTKGPKHRLVFMVDEVGQYIGEDTKLMLNLQTVVEDLGIHSQGRAWVVVTSQEAMDEITKNKIKGEDFSKIIGRFHRPLNLSSANTDEVIKLRLLSKTDEAKKRLKVLYTEKIAILTNQITFKDSADMPGYKDAQDFVAAYPFIPYQFYLLQKVFTQIRLMGSAGKHLASGERSLLDAFQVASQAISAQSLGKLVPFHTFYLAIEGFLDSVISQVITQATNNPQLKEFDIQLLKTLFMIKYIKEIRANLENLTTLSLTDIDEDRLGLKKQVAEALGRLEKQTLIQRNTDEYIFLTNEEQDISKEIKNTRVNPGEIYKKLQEWVWGSILTDREFKFGKRKYSFNRKLDERDHGKKLQELTVHIITPYGENYAEFENNTKCLITTQSSPELLIRLGNEDHLLQDLETFSQTDQYLRQKAGSNLSPSIQKIITARKDENTQREKNIKDSLQKLIASADVFSYGNKVEITRTEFATELLKQALTYLINNAYSKLKYIDSGFENSDQVKNALTRHIQEKTTDGEVVKDVNISARKDMESFLHSQNKHHPTTIKSLIDKFTCTPYGWSELDTLGIMAELANAGVVELRHAQNKVNLQEEGLIDKLLSRDGKETYIVRLASTIDPASLKVARDLASQLLDKNILDIPTESGKLFQTYEELLWQHVQRLKEWLKLTQEQQLPFGNLLKDHIAMLEELRTDNSHEQEFFQLVRGRRDDLEEYIDDLQKLRSFFTSQLKIFQEAQQSLKELKPELRHIEEEELLEQVKSVEEILNMDDPTSKIQLLPNLLKPVQQKIQEILRQKIGELHREMENQEKEIRDYIQEQYPAIVNEISEITQEINNFHPSEIKTIDSAIAHRSELSDKTNQLWKKIDAEAQKVQEKLGKSYHTANHIPEQVKPITFIQLGRFTPSKVLENEEDVEVYLGVLREEFLKQIQTGYRIRLER; this is encoded by the coding sequence ATGAACATTGCTGAACTGTTTGCCAAGGATATTAACCGCAGTATTAATGGTGTCATCAAGGTGGGACAGCAGGATGATACTAATATCCGTCAAGAGTTAGAAGAGTATGTAGTTACCGAAGAACTCAAAAAGCATTTTTATACCTTTTTTGGCAGATTTGCTGAATCAATTGAAAGTCCCACGGATAAGATGGGTGTGTGGATTTCCGGATTCTTTGGTTCTGGCAAATCTCATTTTTTGAAAATACTTTCCTATCTACTAGAAAACCGTTCAGTGGGAAATAATCGGGCTTTAGATTACTTTGATTCCCAAAGAATTCCCGATCCATCCCTGTTGGCAAATATTGCCTTATCAGCACAAACTCACTGTGATGTAATTCTCTTTAATATTGATTCTAAGGCGGATGCCAATAACAAAAATGACAAAGAAACCATTACCAAGGTGTTCCAAAAAGTCTTTGACGACCATTTAGGGTATTTTGGCACAACACCGGAAATTGCCCGATTTGAACGTCAATTAGCGAGTCAAGGTAAGTATCAGCCCTTCAAAGAGGCTTTTTATCGCCAAACCAACCAATCCTGGGAAGAAACTCGAGAAGCTTGGGCCTTTTATCAAGATGATATTGTTGCTGCTTTAACCGTTAGCACAGGAATGAGTGGAGAACAGGCTAATCGCCTATTAAAGTTCAATGAGAAATATACTTTAAGTCCAGAAGACTTTGCTAAAACGGTTAAAGAGTATTTACACACCAAGGGACCAAAACATCGCCTAGTTTTTATGGTAGATGAAGTAGGTCAGTATATTGGCGAAGATACCAAATTAATGCTCAATCTGCAAACAGTAGTGGAAGATCTGGGTATCCATAGTCAGGGAAGAGCTTGGGTGGTGGTGACATCCCAAGAAGCTATGGATGAAATCACCAAAAACAAAATCAAGGGGGAAGACTTCTCTAAAATTATTGGGCGCTTTCATCGTCCTCTGAATTTATCTTCTGCTAATACTGATGAGGTAATTAAATTACGGTTATTGTCTAAAACTGACGAAGCCAAAAAACGTTTAAAAGTTTTATATACCGAAAAAATTGCCATTCTCACAAACCAAATCACATTTAAGGACTCTGCGGATATGCCAGGGTATAAGGATGCACAGGATTTTGTGGCAGCCTATCCGTTTATTCCCTATCAGTTTTATCTGTTGCAGAAGGTATTTACCCAAATTCGGCTAATGGGTTCTGCGGGTAAACATTTAGCATCAGGAGAACGCTCCTTGCTGGATGCTTTTCAGGTTGCTTCCCAAGCAATTTCCGCACAATCCCTGGGTAAGTTAGTTCCTTTTCATACTTTTTATTTGGCCATTGAGGGTTTTTTGGATAGTGTTATTAGTCAGGTGATTACCCAGGCTACGAATAATCCCCAACTAAAGGAGTTTGATATTCAGCTCTTAAAAACCCTATTTATGATTAAATATATTAAAGAGATTAGGGCAAACTTAGAAAACTTAACGACTTTGAGTTTAACCGACATAGATGAAGATAGACTAGGCTTGAAAAAACAAGTAGCAGAAGCCCTGGGAAGATTGGAAAAACAAACCCTAATTCAGCGTAATACAGATGAATACATATTTCTCACAAACGAAGAGCAAGATATTAGTAAAGAAATTAAAAACACAAGGGTGAACCCAGGGGAGATTTACAAAAAACTGCAAGAATGGGTGTGGGGATCAATTTTGACCGATAGGGAATTCAAATTTGGTAAACGTAAGTATTCATTCAATCGAAAGTTAGATGAGCGTGATCATGGAAAGAAATTACAAGAACTAACTGTGCATATTATTACTCCCTATGGAGAAAACTATGCTGAATTTGAGAACAATACAAAGTGTCTAATCACAACCCAGTCAAGTCCAGAGTTATTAATTAGGCTAGGGAATGAGGATCACCTTTTGCAAGACTTAGAGACGTTTAGTCAAACCGATCAGTATTTGCGCCAAAAAGCCGGTAGTAATCTTAGTCCCAGTATTCAAAAGATTATAACAGCACGGAAAGATGAAAATACACAGCGGGAGAAAAATATCAAAGATAGCCTACAAAAACTTATTGCCAGTGCGGATGTGTTTAGTTATGGCAATAAAGTAGAAATTACTCGAACTGAATTTGCAACAGAGTTATTAAAACAAGCTCTTACCTATTTAATTAACAATGCCTACAGCAAGTTAAAATACATCGATAGTGGATTTGAAAATTCAGATCAGGTGAAAAATGCCTTAACTCGTCATATCCAAGAAAAGACCACCGATGGAGAGGTGGTTAAGGACGTTAATATATCCGCACGAAAAGACATGGAATCTTTTTTGCATAGTCAAAATAAACATCATCCAACTACGATTAAATCTTTAATAGATAAATTTACCTGTACTCCCTATGGTTGGTCAGAGCTAGACACCCTAGGGATAATGGCAGAGTTGGCTAATGCAGGTGTAGTTGAATTGAGACACGCACAAAATAAGGTCAATCTACAAGAGGAAGGACTAATAGATAAGTTACTTTCTCGCGATGGTAAAGAAACTTATATTGTGAGATTGGCTAGTACCATTGATCCAGCTAGTTTAAAGGTGGCTAGAGACTTAGCCAGTCAATTACTTGATAAGAATATACTAGACATACCTACGGAAAGTGGCAAATTATTTCAAACCTATGAAGAACTTTTATGGCAACATGTTCAAAGGTTAAAAGAATGGTTAAAACTGACTCAAGAACAGCAATTACCATTTGGGAATTTGCTGAAAGACCACATAGCCATGCTAGAAGAGCTAAGAACGGATAACTCTCATGAACAGGAGTTTTTTCAGCTTGTTCGTGGTCGTCGGGATGACCTGGAAGAATATATTGATGACTTACAAAAGTTAAGGTCTTTCTTCACCTCACAACTGAAAATATTTCAAGAAGCTCAACAGAGTTTAAAAGAGTTGAAACCAGAATTGCGCCATATTGAGGAAGAGGAACTGCTGGAGCAGGTAAAATCAGTTGAGGAAATTCTCAATATGGATGACCCAACCAGTAAAATACAGCTGTTGCCAAATTTGCTGAAACCAGTGCAGCAAAAAATACAGGAAATCCTCCGACAAAAGATTGGAGAACTGCATCGGGAAATGGAAAACCAAGAAAAAGAAATACGCGATTATATTCAGGAGCAATACCCAGCGATTGTCAATGAAATTTCTGAGATCACGCAGGAGATAAACAATTTTCACCCATCGGAAATCAAAACTATTGATTCAGCGATCGCCCATCGGAGCGAATTAAGCGACAAGACAAACCAGTTATGGAAGAAAATAGATGCTGAAGCTCAAAAAGTTCAAGAAAAATTGGGCAAATCATATCATACAGCAAACCACATACCAGAGCAAGTAAAACCCATCACTTTTATTCAGTTGGGGAGGTTTACTCCCAGCAAAGTGCTAGAAAATGAAGAAGATGTGGAGGTGTATCTGGGAGTATTGCGGGAGGAATTTCTCAAACAGATTCAAACAGGTTACAGAATCCGTTTGGAGAGATGA